One segment of Drosophila mauritiana strain mau12 chromosome 3R, ASM438214v1, whole genome shotgun sequence DNA contains the following:
- the LOC117144690 gene encoding protein FAM114A2 — translation MAKNPKKDEDGGNDWAQSDEDDNWDDWGDDDDKFVHVEKEQQPEEKVSSRNDAKETVENQEKLETPRISAPATAPATSSSWGLWGGKLSSVLSTATEGLGTITTQVNQGLNQIIGVPDPEELARINVAEKAEKAAKAPPEEHVVDEKESSAAFGLDFVTNLGSKVLNTGLDTLEGIGKKTMTILQDNDPKLMNKRKLLGLEANPPNLSAVLLEAKKDADQMEQSLQQMQLKRQKAQLRFEVLFENYCGLVHFEALEILSKESRLKLDTLLDAVSGNALAELQETINEVKELLELEDLDVESEGDYEAEELSERLAATIKDAELGIQFDDIANHWTQSLSWLTSEEATAADLEQAYAKSIHALSEACALEMCKLHKIAELLLVKPHHSTANEVDGVVNLCQQFNGHLQGLSHRFAAVLSGKSETEESKGRVSTFFSEMLSAVQFVEKAYKLFTPILQMGAV, via the exons CTGGGACGATTGGGGCGATGACGATGACAAGTTCGTTCACGTggagaaggagcagcagccagaGGAGAAAGTCTCCAGCAGAAACGACGCAAAAGAAACGGTGGAAAATCAGGAAAAGCTGGAAACTCCCAGAATTTCTGCTCCAGCAACAGCACCCGCCACATCCTCGTCCTGGGGTCTGTGGGGCGGTAAGCTGAGCTCCGTGCTGAGCACCGCCACGGAGGGATTGGGCACGATAACCACCCAAGTCAACCAGGGGCTTAATCAGATCATCGGAGTGCCCGATCCCGAGGAGCTGGCTCGCATCAATGTGGCTGAAAAGGCGGAAAAGGCTGCTAAGGCGCCGCCAGAGGAACATGTCGTAGATGAAAAAGAATCTTCGGCCGCCTTTGGCTTGGATTTCGTCACCAATCTGGGCTCCAAGGTCCTCAACACCGGTCTGGATACACTTGAGGGCATTGGCAAGAAGACCATGACCATCCTACAGGACAACGATCCCAAGCTGATGAACAAGCGGAAACTGCTCGGTCTGGAGGCCAACCCGCCCAATCTGAGTGCCGTGTTGCTGGAGGCGAAGAAGGATGCCGACCAAATGGAGCAATCCCTGCAACAGATGCAGCTGAAAAGGCAGAAGGCGCAGCTGCGTTTCGAAGTCCTTTTCGAAAATTACTGCGGCCTGGTGCACTTCGAGGCCCTGGAGATCCTCTCCAAGGAGTCGCGCCTCAAGCTGGACACCCTACTCGATGCGGTTAGTGGTAATGCCCTTGCAGAGTTGCAGGAAACGATAAACGAGGTGAAGGAACTGCTCGAACTGGAGGACCTGGATGTGGAGAGTGAAGGTGACTACGAGGCGGAGGAACTGAGCGAGCGACTGGCGGCCACAATCAAGGACGCCGAGCTGGGCATTCAATTCGACGACATAGCCAA TCACTGGACGCAGTCCCTCAGCTGGTTGACCTCGGAGGAAGCAACTGCCGCCGATCTGGAGCAAGCCTATGCCAAGAGCATCCACGCGCTGAGCGAAGCCTGCGCCCTCGAGATGTGTAAGCTGCACAAGATCGCCGAGCTGTTACTGGTGAAGCCACATCACAGCACCGCCAACGAAGTGGACGGCGTCGTCAATCTCTGCCAGCAGTTCAATGGACACCTTCAGGGACTTAGCCACCGCTTCGCCGCCGTTCTGAGCGGCAAGTCAGAAACGGAGGAATCGAAAGGTCGGGTCAGCACATTCTTTTCCGAGATGCTATCTGCCGTGCAGTTCGTCGAGAAGGCCTACAAGCTATTTACCCCCATTCTCCAGATGGGAGCTGTGTAA